Part of the Maridesulfovibrio sp. genome, TCATTTTCGGGAGTAAGGCGGTTCATGTGGGTTGAACCGAAGGCGGAGACTTTGCAGTGCTTAAGAGCGTAGTTCTGGATTTCCTGAAAGAATTCCTTGTCCGTGGCATTGGACCCGGGCCAGCCGCCCTCGACGTAATGTACGCCGAGGTCGTCCAGCTTGCGGGTGATGCGCACTTTATCTTGTACGCTTAAGTTTATTTCTTCGGATTGTGTGCCGTCACGCAGGGTGGTGTCGTATATTTTTATTTGTTTCATTTGCTAAAGTGAGTTTTCATCGGACCCCGATTTATCGAGCCCGAACGTGTTGTGGAGCGTTCTTATGGCCAGTTCAGTATATTTTTCTTCAATTAGGCAGGTAATTTTAATTTCGGATGTGCTGATCATCAGGATGTTGATGTTCTCGTCACGCAGTGCTTGAAATGCCTTGGATGCAACACCGGAATGGTTACGCATTCCAACACCGATAACGGAAACCTTGCAAACATGCTGATCGTACAGAATGTCCTGAGCTCCCATGGGGTCTTTGATCTCATCAATAATTTCGAGGGTCTGCTTCAGGTCCCCTCTGGGAATGGTGAAAGTCATGTCAGTGCGGCCGTCACGGCTGGGGTTCTGGACAATCATATCGACAAGAATACCTGCGTCTGCAAGAGGAGTAAACAGTGTTGCGGATACGCCCGGTTCATCTTTAACTTTAGCTAGAGTTACGCGGGCCTGATCCTTGTCATATGCAATTCCGGAAACAAGTACTGATTCCATATTCTTATCCTCCTGAGTGACGTATGTTCCGATCTCATCGCTGAAAGTAGAGCGGACATGGACTTTAACATTATATTTTTTAGCAAATTCAACTGAACGAATCTGTAGTACTTTTGCGCCCATACTGGCCATTTCAAGCATCTCATCATAGGAAACATGATCCAGCTTGCGGGCCATAGTGCAGATGTTGGGGTCGGTAGTGAATACGCCCGGAACATCAGTAAAAATTTCACAGACATCAGCTTCAATGGCTGCGGCCATTGCTACTGCGGATGTATCGGAGCCGCCGCGGCCAAGGGTGGTAATTCGTTTACCTTCGTCACAGCCCTGAAAACCGGCCATGACCAGTATATCATTTTCCTGCAGCATTTCTTCGATTTTATCACGATCAATATCAAGGATACGTGCGCGGGAATAGGCAGAGTCTGTTTTAATGGGAACCTGAAAACCCAGCAGAGAGCGGGCTTTGATTCCGCGATCTTTGAGAAGCATGGCAAACAGGGCTACTGAAACTTGTTCACCGGTTGATACCAGAGAGTCCATTTCGGCCAGATCCGGTTTTTCGGACCATTCATAAGCCAGATCAATCAACCGGTTTGTTTCACCGGCCATTGCTGAGAGGACTACGATAACTTTGTTGCCTTTTTCGTAAGGCACCATGACTTTTTCCAGTACTTGCTTCATGCATTCGAGGTTCCTGACCGAGGTTCCACCGAATTTCTGTACTACGATGTTCATCTGAACATTATCTCCTTACCACATGAGTTCAACGGATATTATTGGAATGACTTGAGAAATGAGGCAAGCTCTTCATAGAGGGAGGTCGCTGAACCATGCAGGGTCAATTCTATTGTTCTGCCGGATGCGGCAGGGGTCCAAGTGAAGAGCAGTGCGCTTTCAGGCCAGAATTCAATATTCAGATACTGAATCCACTCTACAACTGTCAAAGTTTTTTTATCACTTAATAAATCAAAGAAATCATCATCAGGAGTCTGACCTTCCAGTCTATAGAGGTCAAAATGCGCAACCTGAGGTTTTGTTGGGTAAATATTAAGAATATTGAAACTGGGACTGCTTACTTCTGCGTTTTGCGCACCGGGGAAAGATTCTACAAGCGCACGAACAAAAGTTGTTTTTCCCGCTCCAAGGTCGCCGTTCAGGAAGATGGGGACCAGTTTTTTAGTTTCCAGAAAAAAAGAAGCCAGAGTGGAGCCGAGTTTTAAAGTCGCCTCCACATCCGGCAGATTGATGATCAATTTATCATTACTCATTGTTACTTAGCTAAAACCTTTAAAACGTCTTCTTTACCGACAACGCCAACCAGCTTGCCGTTTTCAACAACCGGCAGGGTATAAAACTTTCTTTCGACCATGAGATCGGCAATCTTTTCGATGCTGGTGTCAGGTTCAATGGTTATTGGATTCGGGGTCATGGCGTGTTCGACCTTGGTAGCCGCAATTTTGTTCACTTCCCGCTCAAGATCCTCGTTGGAGGAGAAGGAAATGAAACCGTCAAGTATGGTGAACAGGGAAGGCATGGATATGGTTTTCTGTTGCGCCACAAGATCACTCTGACAGAGAACCCCGATCAGCTTTCCGCTACGGTCTACCACAGGCAGCCCGTTCAGGTGTTTTTCAAGCATGAGCTTTGCTGCGGTTGCAACATCGGTATCAGGTTCGAGGGTGAGAGCACCGGAAGTCATGATGTCTTTCGCTTTCAGCATAATTCCTCCTTGAGCACTTGAGGGAGCACGTCCGCTATTTCAGTTGCGATGTTTCCTCGATACGGAAAATTTTCAGCCAGATACTGTCCTGCCAGTCCATGCCAGTATACCGCGATACAGGCACTTTGCATAGCAGGAATTCCTTTTGCCAACAAAGCTCCGCCCATACCGGCCAGAATATCTCCGGACCCTGCTGCCGCAAGGTTGGGGGCGGAAAGCGGTGATACAACAACCTGTCCATCCGGGCAGCCGATGATTGTACCTGCCCCCTTAAGCACGAGTATGGTTTTGCTTGCTGTCGCAAACTCCCGTGCGGTGTTGATTCGTTCAGCTTCAACTTCGGGAATACTGCTGTTGACCATACGGGCCATCTCGCCGGGATGCGGGGTGAGAATTGAATTTTCAACTATCCGTTTAAGCAGCTCAGGGCGCTTGGCAAAAGCATAAAGAGCATCGGCATCAAACACTGCAGGCGGGTGTCCGTGCTTGACTATGGCTTCCACCAAATCAAGTGCTCCTTTTTCACGTCCCAATCCCGGTCCAATGACCAACGCATCGTATTTTTCCAGTTCCCGAAGCAGTTCTGCGATCATCTGATCATTCCACTGATCGCCGGAGCCAAGCCCTTTAGTCATCAATTCCGGTTTCCCGGCTTTTACTTCTGCAGCCAATCCGTCAGGGCAGGCCATGGTTACCAATCCGGCTCCTGCACGCAGGGCGGATATGCCTGCCAGATGCAGCGCTCCTGTGAGGCCCTTGGAAGCTCCAATCAGCAATATGTGCCCGGAATTTCCCTTATGCATGGCAGGGGAGGGCTCAGGGATAAATTCAAGCGCATTTTCCCTGATCAGCAGGTGTGTAGCCGGATGCTTGTATTTTACCTCATTGGGAATACCAATGTGAGTGACCACTAAAGTGCCAGTGTATGCATCCGCATGGGGCAAGGCAAGACCAATTTTAGCCTCCTCAAACGTTACAGTCAGTTGGGCCTGTACAGCAACAGGTTGAGGCTGTCCGGTCAGCCCGTTCAAGCCGGAAGGAATATCCACTGCAAAGATAAAACTGTTTTTGGTTTCGTTGATTGCATGAACTATTGCATGGGCAAAGGGGCGCAGTTCTCCGGAAAAACCAGTTCCGAGCAGGGCATCAATAATTATATCAGCTTCAGGTAAAATCACCTTTTCCGTAGCTCGAAAAAATTTCATGTTCACGCCCAGCCGTGCGGCAACCTTAAGCATGTAAGCTGCATCGCCTTTATACTTACTCTTGGGAACCGTGTGTAGGATCAGGACTTCCGCACCCAGATCAGCCAGCATGCGTCCCATGACAAAGCCGTCTCCGCCGTTATTGCCTGATCCGGCAATGATCAGAATCTTTTTACCGGACACATCGCCATAGCCCTTAAGCAGGGCGAAAACAGCCTCGCGTCCGGCATTCTCCATCAGTATTTCACCCCTGATGCCTATTTCATTGATAGTGACTTTGTCCCAGTTGGACATTTCTGCGGGAGTAGGAAGCGGTGAGAACATTTTCCCTCCGGGGGCTTTCCGAGGTTCAGATATATTTTTAATATGGTTTCGCCGTTTTAACCGCACAAGTTCTTAAGATACCAAAACTAATACTAATATAAGGTTTTGGGATTCTTAAACCCTTTTGCAAAAGGGTTTAAGCCGCCGGAGGCATTATTTCTCCAACACAACTACTGCTGCTGCGGAATCTCTGCCATGAGTGATAGAGATATGGACACCTTCAACGCCGATTGATTTGCTGCGTTCAAGAGCTTTACCTAGGAAGTTAAGTTGTGGCGCTCCGGATTTCATGCGTGTTATTTCAATTGTGTGGAATGTTATTCCTTCGGCAAATCCGGTCCCTAGTGCTTTTACTGCTGCTTCTTTAGCTGCGAAGCGGGCAGCAACGTAGGGAACTGGATTCTTAGACGGGATAAGTTCCATCTCCGCAGGAGTAAGGATTTTTTCCGCAAAGCGTTCGCCGTATTTATCCAGCGAACGCTTGATGCGGTCAAGTTCAGTTATATCTATTCCAAGTCCGATGATCATGAATTAATCAGCAAAGTTTCTAATAATTTCAACCATGTCACGGACAGCGCGATCAATACCAACGTAGATTGCACGGGACATGATGGAGTGTCCGATGGAATATTCGCAAATTCCGGGAACATCTGCGAAATCGAGGATGTTTACGTAGTTCAGGCCGTGACCGAGATTGACCTTGAGTCCGAGATCCTGTGACATCTTGATGCCGTCGATGATGCGGGCCAGTTCTGCCTTCTGCTCGGAACGGGTCGGAGCATCAGCAAAATGTCCGGTATGAATTTCAACATATTCCGCACCGATCGCCTTAGCTGCTTTAATCTGGTCGGTATCAGCGTCGATGAACAGGCTGGAGCCGATTCCTTTTTCGTGCAGCGGGGCAAGATATTCGGTGAGACGTTTTTCCTGACCAATGCAGTTCAGGCCGCCTTCAGTGGTAAGCTCTTCGCGTTTTTCAGGTACAAGGCAGACTGTTGCAGGATCGATGCGCAGGGCAATCTGCTGCATTTCTTCGGTTGCTGCCATTTCAAAATGAAAATCAGTCTGAATGGTTTTACTGATCAGTTCGATATCGCGGTCCTGCACATGTCTGCGGTCTTCGCGCAGGTGCATGATAATGCCTACTGCTCCGGCGAGTTCGCACATAGCGGCTGCAGTAACGGGGTCCGGTTCTATTCCAAGGCGTGCCTGCCTGATAGTAGCTACATGGTCAACATTGACGCATAAGAAGGGCATGATTATATCCTCCGGTAAAATTATTTCATAATTTGAAAGTCGAATTTTTATTATATTAAAAATGAAGCCTGAAGCGGTTTCCGGCTTGCTAACAGCACAATATAGTTAATGGACTTTGATGGCAACCGTCATATCTTTGTAACCGGGTTAGAGTTGACATTAAAAACATAATGGCGTTATCCGCTCTAGGATCAATTAAGCGTCAGCCCGGCACCTGAGATAATGCCAGCTAATTATAGAAAATCAAACGCTATAAATAAACGAGAGAACAGCTAATGAACATTTGTATTGTAGGGACCGGATATGTGGGTCTGGTCAGCGCGGCGTGTTTTGCTGAAATGGGTAACCACGTATGGTGCGTGGATGTTAATCCTGATGTAGTAGAAACCCTCAAGCAGGGAAAAATTCATATTTTTGAACCCGGCCTTGATGTCCTTGTTAAGCGTAACTACGAAGACGAAAGACTTTTCTTTACCACCGATCTTAAAGAAGGGCTGGCAAAAGCCAAGATGGTTTTCATCTGCGTTGGTACACCTTGTGGTGCCGACGGCAGTTGTGATCTTAGTTATGTTGAGACTGTAGCCCGTCAGGTCGGTCAGAATATGACTGAGCCTAAAATCATTGTAGATAAATCCACCGTCCCCGTTGGAACTGCTGATAAAGTTCGGGCCACCATTCAGGAAGAGCTGGATAAGCGCGGTCTGGATATTGATTTTGATGTGGCGTCCAACCCTGAATTCCTCAAAGAAGGTGATGCTGTCAGCGATTTCATGAAGCCTGACCGGGTTGTAGTCGGTACTGAAAATGAAGAAACCCGCAAGCAGTTCGAAACTCTTTACGCACCTTATGCCCGCAGCCGTGAAAAACTTATCTTCATGGGGACCAGAAGTGCTGAGATGACCAAGTATGCAGCAAACTGCATGCTGGCAACCAAAATTTCCTTTATCAACGAAATTGCCGGAATCTGCGAGAAAGTCGATGCAAACGTACGCGAAGTTCGTTTGGGCATCGGTTCTGACCACCGCATCGGGTACTACTTCATTTACCCCGGAGTAGGGTATGGTGGATCTTGCTTTCCTAAAGACGTAAAGGCTTTGATCAACACCGCCAGGGAAGTAGGTGCAAAGCCTGAACTTATCGAGGCTGTAGATTCCGTTAACAACCGCCAGAAAAAAATGCTCTCCAGAAAAATTCTGGACTATTTTGAACCTCAGGGCGGTGTTAAAGGTAAAACCCTTGCATTGTGGGGGCTTGCATTTAAAGCCAATACTGATGATATGCGTGAATCTTCCGCTCTTTCTATTATTGAAGAGCTGACTTCCGCAGGAATGAAAATTAAAGCATTCGATCCTGTTGCACACAAGAAAGCCGCAGAGATTCTGAGTGATAATGATCTGGTGGAGATTGTCCACAACCAGTATGAAGTGCTTGGAGGTGCTGATGCCCTTGCTGTTGTTACTGACTGGAACCAATTCAGGAACCCCGATTTTGACAGGGTAAAAGAGTCTCTCAATGCACCGCTGGTTTTTGACGGCAGAAACCTTTATGATCCTGCCTACCTTGGAAGCTGCGGTTTTGCTTACTTCAGCGTAGGCCGCCGTCCGGTTGGAACTGAAGATTAGTTCATACTGAGAAAACAGAAATAAAAAGGCCCGCCATTGGCGGGCCTTACTTTTTTAAGGATCCAGAGTCTTCATTGATGACCTGAGCTGCAGTTCCTGCAGAATCAGCCTTTCGTACTCCGGGCTGTATGGAATATCTTCTTGATTATCCTGATCAAGCATTTTGGCTAGAAATTGAGTTTCTTCCCAAAAGTCGAGCAGTTCTTCATTTGCTAGTGATTTAATTTGGTCTTCCAGAGTAATATTTTCTGTCGGGGAAAACTGAGCCATGCGAGTTCATACCCTCCTGAGCTTCGCTTTTTGCTATCAGATTTAACTGATAGTCATTAAAGTGGAGCTAGTCAATTTTTGTTCTAAGAAAAAATGCGTAATTCTTTTATAATCTCAGGATTAGCTTGCAAATATTTCAGATGAATAATATTATGGTATTAAATTAGAACTTTTGAATTTTCTTATAAATTAAAATTGATCAAAGCCCTTGGTCATCCACTGTAAAAATATAACAGGGGGACAAATATGGAAGAAGGTAAGAAAATTGCGCTTGACGCTGAATTGATTCAGCTGGTTACCTTCAGTATCGGTGAAGAAGAATTCGGTGTCGATATTCTCAAGGTTCAAGAGATTATCAGAACCATGGAAATTACCAAGGTTCCCAGAGCGCCACAATTCGTTGAGGGTGTAATTAACCTTCGCGGTAAAGTTATTCCCATTATCGATCTTAGAAGCAAGTTCGGTTTGCAGTTCCGCGAACACGATCAGCATACCAGAATTATTGTTATTGAAATCAACGATATGATTGTAGGTTTTGTTGTTGACTCCGTTTCCGAAGTCCTGAGAATTCCCGCATCCACCGTTGAACCGCCGCCGCCTGTTGTTTCCGGTCTTGAATCCGAATACATCAGCGGGGTAGGTAAGCTTGAAGACAGGCTTCTTATCCTGCTTGACCTGAACAGACTCCTGTCCAACGAAGAACAGGAACAGCTTGCTCAGGTATAGCTGCTGTTAAAATATTAGTGCAGAATTTTGCATTACGACAGTTCTTTATTTGAATTGTAATTAATAATTGTTTTAGAACTGGACAGAAGTCGCATTTCTCTGCAAAAAAAAGTCGTTCTCTGCTTGAGCAGGGGACGACTTTAATTTTGATAAATTTCTGGAGTCAGTTTGTCCTTACCAGCTCAGCTCTCCGCTTTCGCTTCCGGAAGTGGTGATAACTTACGTGTTTTTAAAAGCGGCCACGGAACGCAAGCCTTTACAGCTCACAACCTGCATTCAAGGGGAGAGTCGGTTGTTCTTGTTGCTCCGGGAGCTCGCGAATATTCGGAACTTAAGGCCTTGCTAACTCTGTTCAGCCGTAACGAGCTTGAACAGAAGGGTAAAGTAATTCCTTCATGGGAACGGGATTGGGTCTTTCTGCCACCGTATCTGAGCAAGAATCCGGCTGCTTCAGATTGGGCTGAGCGTTGGGCTGCACTGCATGCACTTACTCGAGGAGGAAGGCAGTCCGTTTTAATGACTGCTGACAACCTGCTGCCCAAATGGCCTTCTCCGGATATTCTGGAGAACAATTATATTGTTCTTGCGAAGGGTGAAGAAATGGACCCTGAGCTGCTCATGGAACAGGCGGTTACATGGGGCTATACAAGGACTAAACTTGTTTCCGGGTATGGCGAGATGTCCATGCGCGGGGATATTCTTGATATTTATGCTCCGGGATATGATTTACCGGTACGTCTTGAATTTTTCGGTGACATTCTGGAAGAAATACGTGTTTTTGACCCGTCATCGCAAAGATCAAAGGCTGATCTGGACGAAGTAACCCTGCTTCCGGTCGCTCCGGCAATGCTGACCGGTAATCATATAGATGAAGCTGAAAAACTTTGGACCCAGCTGAAAAAGACCGGAGAGATTTCATCGGAAGGTTATACTCGCTTGCTCGAAAAAGCGGAAAACGCCGACGGCATGATCTGGCCCGGACTTTTTTATCCTGAAGCAGTCGACCTTAAAGCTTTCTTCCCGCAAAAATCCGTATACGTGCTTTCCTCTGCATCCAACCTGCGGTCCAAGCTACAGGATCAGGAATATAGCTGGAAAACTTTTTTGTTGGATAAATCAGCGCATAATGGCTGTAAGTGGCCCATGCATGTTATCTGCTGGAATGATGAAAGGGCCCGCGGAAATTGGCGCGATGAACGCCAGATAGTTTTTGAAGATCTGGTTATCGGCCGAGAAAAAGACGGTATTGATCTTTCGGAGCGGGGCATATCCGCATTCACAGATATTTTTTGGAAGCCGGAGCAGGTCAAGCGCCCTTGGGCTGCGCTGGTAGCGGCATTAAAAGAGTGGAAAAAAGAGCGTTTTCAAACAGTACTCAGTTTCCGTACCGAACGTTCCCGCAAAAAATTTCTTTCCCTCATCGAACCGGAACAACTTACCATTGCAACAGAATATTCCCCTCTGAACAAAGGTATTTATGCTCTTGTTTCTCCTTTGAAACATGGGATGGAGCTGGAATGGAACCAGACGGTAATCCTCGGCGAAGATGTAATTCAGCCGCAGGCCGCAACAGGTACCCGCAGCCGCGATAAAGCTTTTGAGGGCATGACCAGCTATGAGGATCTATTGCTTGAAGATCTGCTGGTACATCGCGATTACGGTCTTTCACGGTTCGGCGGGCTGCATCATATGAATGTTGGTGATGTGGCTAACGATTATCTGTTGTTGTTCTTTGATTCCGAGGACAAACTGTATGTCCCGGTAGACCGGTTGAATCTTGTTCAGAAATACAAGGGACCGGAAGGATCGTGCCCTGTTCTTGATAAACTTGGTGGAGCTCGCTGGGCTAAAACCCGCGAAAAAGCCCGCAAGGCTATCGAAAAGATCGCCGGAGAACTGGTCGAGATGTACGCCTACCGCAAGATTGCCAAGGGGTATGCATACGGTCCTCTGGATGAGATGTATTGGGAATTTGAATCCACTTTCGGATTCGAGGAAACCCCGGATCAGGAAAAAGCCATTCAGGATGTATTTCGTGACATGGAAAGCCCTGAACCCATGGACCGCCTCGTTTGCGGAGATGTGGGCTTTGGTAAGACCGAGGTTGCTTTGCGTGCTGCTTTCAGAGCTGTATTGGACGGTAAGCAGGTTGTTTTGCTTTGCCCCACAACAGTTCTTGCAGAACAGCATTACCAGACCTTTGTTCAGCGCATGGAAGGATTTCCGGTCACTGTGGGTATGCTCAGTCGGTTTGTGCCCAAGTCCCGTCAGAAGCGCGTTCTGGAGCAGATGGCAGCAGGGGAACTAGATATCCTTATCGGGACTCATCGTGTTCTTTCCAAGGATGTTGAAGCACCGAACCTCGGTTTGCTTATTCTTGATGAAGAACAGCGTTTCGGTGTGCGCCATAAGGAAAGAGTCAAAGAAATGCGCAAGAATATTGATGCGCTGACCCTGACCGCAACACCAATCCCCCGTACTTTGCAGCTTTCTCTTTCCGGCGTACGCAGTCTGAGTACTATTGAAACCCCTCCGGTGGACCGCAAGCCGGTTGAGACCGCGCTAATTGAACGTGATGAAGCTATGCTTGCATCCGTTGTCGCCCGTGAACTTGAACGCGGCGGACAGGTCTTCTGGGTTCATAACCGTGTTCAGGGCCTCGAACGGGTTATCGAGTTTGTTAAGAAGCTTGCCCCGGATGCTAAAATCGGTATGGCTCACGGGCAAATGACCGAAAAGAATCTGGAAGAGACTATCCATAAATTTTGGCATAAAGAACTGGATATCCTTGTTGCAACAGCAATTATTGAATCCGGACTTGATTTTCCCAATGCCAACACTTTGATTGTTGATCAGGCGCAGATGTTCGGTCTTGGCCAGCTCTACCAGCTTCGCGGCAGGGTAGGACGCAGTACCCGTCAGGCTTATGCATATTTTGCGGTTTCGTCGTTGGATTCCCTTTCTGAGAAAGCCAAGCGGAGAATGCAGATTATCCTGCAGCTCGATTACCTTGGCGCCGGATTCAAAGTTGCCATGGAAGACCTGCGTTTACGCGGAGCAGGTAATATTCTGGGTGAGGTTCAATCCGGACAGATGGCCAAGGTCGGCCTTGATCTATTCCTTGAAATGCTTGACGAAGAAGTGCGCAGGATTAAAGGCGATGATTCCGCACAGGTCAGTGATCCTGAAATGAATTTTGTGTTCAAGGCACATCTTCCGGAAGATTTTGTTCCCGATGCACGTGAGCGTTTACGCTATTACCGTGCTCTTTCCTCTGCGGACAGTGAAGCCGGAATAGAAGAGCTTGCTGCTGAGATCAAAGACCGCTTCGGACATTTTCCGGAAGAGGTTGAAAATTTTATTTCCGTGCTTTACCTCAAACGTACCCTTGCTCGTTTAGGTGTTGTCCGGGCAGATCTTTTCCCGACAAGGGTTATCCTGACATGGGCTGAGAATAATAATCCTGTTGATCCGGCTAAATTGATTGCCTGGATTGGAGAGCAGGGAGATAAGGCAAAACTTAAGCCCCCGGCAGCTCTTGAAGTTCGTCTTGACCAAAATGTTTCCATATCAAAAGGTCTTGATTCTATTTGCAAAAAACTTGAACCGTTACTTTAACTATGCCGTCGTAAGGTTTATTTGGAAGCTGATATGAAAAAAATGTTGATCGGTGTTTTGCTGGCATGTTCCTTGTTTGGTTGTCAGAACAAAAGTGAAGATCCGGGCGTTATCGCAAGGGTAAACGGTAATCCCATTTACCTGAGCCAGTTGGAATATAAATATGACCTTACCCATGAAGGTGTTGGTGGCTTCGTCCCTTCTGTTGAGCAGGTCAGGGCTGAATACGGGCAGATTCTTGGGGATTTGATTGTACAGGAACTTGTTGCCCAAGAGCTTGAACAGCGGGAAATTCCAGTCTCTGATAAGGAATTGAAGGAAGCGGAAGACGAAGTCCGCTCTGATTACCCGGAGGATTCTTTTGAGCAGATCCTTATTGAGGAATACATCGATATTAATGCATGGCGTTCACAGCTGAAGTACCAGCTGGCTATGGATAAATTTTTTCATGACATACTGCGTCCTGAGATCAAAATTGATTATAAGGAAGCTGAAAAATATTATCGCACTCACCTCTCCGATTTTTACATGCCTGCCGGATATAAATTTGTAATGGTTAAAGGTATGGGTAAGGATCTCGTTCTCAAGGGAGTGGAACTATACCGCGAAGGACTTACTCCGGCTGCGATTTCCGCAAAACTACGCAAAGTATCGGTTCGTGAAATTTGGATCAGGAATGGACAGATTCCAGCGGATTGGAAAACCTTTGTCGAAGACCTCGAGCCGGGGAAGGCTACTCCGGTAATTACTCAGAAAAAAGAAGTATTTTGCTTAATTCTCAAAGAGAAAAAGGAAGCTACGCTGCTGACTCCTCTTCAGGCCTATCCAATGGTTGAAAAAGTTCTTTTGGAAAGAAAGCTTAATGAAAAATTTGAAGGCTGGCTGAAAGAAAAAATGGCGACTTCAAAAATTAAAATCAGTAAGGAACTGATGCCTGAGGTTAAGGAAATTGAGCACGATGCTGCTTCTGAAAAAACGCCACAGGCTGAATAGTTGCATAGTTTAGTGAAAGAGTTTAGTTAGTCATAGGAATTAACGAAGTTGCGACCGTTTTCCGATGGTCGTGATAAATTTGAAGATAAAACCGGACCGGAGTCCGGTATCCATATTCAGGAGAATCGAATTGAAACGCATTATTGCCGGTTTTCTGGCCAGCATGATTATAGGGTCCGCATCATTTGCTACTGCCGAAGAAAAAGTTGTTGATGGAATCGTTGCCGTGGTGAACGGTGAAGTTGTGACCATGTATGAGCTGAACAGAAAAATGGCTCCTATCATGAAACAGTTCGATGGAAAGACCCTTTCAGCTGTTGAAATGGAGCAGCTGAGCAAAGTCCGTCAACAGATTCTTGATCGCTGCATTAATGAAATAATCATCGATCAGGAAAGCAAGAGACTTAAGGTCGATGTGTCTGCTCAGGATATTGATAATGAAGTCAAGGCAATTAAAGAAAAAAGCAACCTGAATGACGAAGAATTTGAACGTCAGCTTGAGCTCCAGAAGACAAACCTTGATGCATTCAAAGAAAAGATAGGGAAGGATATTCGCAAACATCGTCTCCTTTCCTACAAAGTTAAAAGCAAAGTTGTTGTTACCGATGATGAAATTAAGGCGGCTTGGAACAGCACCCGCACTGATCAGGGTGAAGTTGCCAAAAGCGTACATCTTAAATTGATTC contains:
- the mfd gene encoding transcription-repair coupling factor — translated: MSLPAQLSAFASGSGDNLRVFKSGHGTQAFTAHNLHSRGESVVLVAPGAREYSELKALLTLFSRNELEQKGKVIPSWERDWVFLPPYLSKNPAASDWAERWAALHALTRGGRQSVLMTADNLLPKWPSPDILENNYIVLAKGEEMDPELLMEQAVTWGYTRTKLVSGYGEMSMRGDILDIYAPGYDLPVRLEFFGDILEEIRVFDPSSQRSKADLDEVTLLPVAPAMLTGNHIDEAEKLWTQLKKTGEISSEGYTRLLEKAENADGMIWPGLFYPEAVDLKAFFPQKSVYVLSSASNLRSKLQDQEYSWKTFLLDKSAHNGCKWPMHVICWNDERARGNWRDERQIVFEDLVIGREKDGIDLSERGISAFTDIFWKPEQVKRPWAALVAALKEWKKERFQTVLSFRTERSRKKFLSLIEPEQLTIATEYSPLNKGIYALVSPLKHGMELEWNQTVILGEDVIQPQAATGTRSRDKAFEGMTSYEDLLLEDLLVHRDYGLSRFGGLHHMNVGDVANDYLLLFFDSEDKLYVPVDRLNLVQKYKGPEGSCPVLDKLGGARWAKTREKARKAIEKIAGELVEMYAYRKIAKGYAYGPLDEMYWEFESTFGFEETPDQEKAIQDVFRDMESPEPMDRLVCGDVGFGKTEVALRAAFRAVLDGKQVVLLCPTTVLAEQHYQTFVQRMEGFPVTVGMLSRFVPKSRQKRVLEQMAAGELDILIGTHRVLSKDVEAPNLGLLILDEEQRFGVRHKERVKEMRKNIDALTLTATPIPRTLQLSLSGVRSLSTIETPPVDRKPVETALIERDEAMLASVVARELERGGQVFWVHNRVQGLERVIEFVKKLAPDAKIGMAHGQMTEKNLEETIHKFWHKELDILVATAIIESGLDFPNANTLIVDQAQMFGLGQLYQLRGRVGRSTRQAYAYFAVSSLDSLSEKAKRRMQIILQLDYLGAGFKVAMEDLRLRGAGNILGEVQSGQMAKVGLDLFLEMLDEEVRRIKGDDSAQVSDPEMNFVFKAHLPEDFVPDARERLRYYRALSSADSEAGIEELAAEIKDRFGHFPEEVENFISVLYLKRTLARLGVVRADLFPTRVILTWAENNNPVDPAKLIAWIGEQGDKAKLKPPAALEVRLDQNVSISKGLDSICKKLEPLL
- a CDS encoding SurA N-terminal domain-containing protein, encoding MKKMLIGVLLACSLFGCQNKSEDPGVIARVNGNPIYLSQLEYKYDLTHEGVGGFVPSVEQVRAEYGQILGDLIVQELVAQELEQREIPVSDKELKEAEDEVRSDYPEDSFEQILIEEYIDINAWRSQLKYQLAMDKFFHDILRPEIKIDYKEAEKYYRTHLSDFYMPAGYKFVMVKGMGKDLVLKGVELYREGLTPAAISAKLRKVSVREIWIRNGQIPADWKTFVEDLEPGKATPVITQKKEVFCLILKEKKEATLLTPLQAYPMVEKVLLERKLNEKFEGWLKEKMATSKIKISKELMPEVKEIEHDAASEKTPQAE
- a CDS encoding SurA N-terminal domain-containing protein, giving the protein MKRIIAGFLASMIIGSASFATAEEKVVDGIVAVVNGEVVTMYELNRKMAPIMKQFDGKTLSAVEMEQLSKVRQQILDRCINEIIIDQESKRLKVDVSAQDIDNEVKAIKEKSNLNDEEFERQLELQKTNLDAFKEKIGKDIRKHRLLSYKVKSKVVVTDDEIKAAWNSTRTDQGEVAKSVHLKLILFPENVSADQVREQILAGETTFEEAADKYTTGPGAGSGGDLGVLEWGDLAQTWHEALSGLKPGDISNPFDVQSFKALLKLDSYANTETASFEDSKQEIYQRLYRHKQDELFADFIKKLREKAVIELK